A genomic segment from Actinomadura hallensis encodes:
- a CDS encoding PTS-dependent dihydroxyacetone kinase phosphotransferase subunit DhaM, with translation MVGIVVIAHSRTLAEGVAEVARAMGVGKAVVEPAGGDAEGGLGTSADLVEDAVAAANDGDGVVLLADLGSSVLTARMVVEDAGGGDVLLADAPLVEGAVAAASMAATGADLAAVHAAAESAYDHRKT, from the coding sequence ATGGTCGGGATCGTGGTGATCGCCCACAGCCGGACGCTCGCGGAGGGCGTCGCCGAGGTCGCGCGCGCGATGGGGGTCGGCAAGGCGGTGGTGGAGCCCGCCGGCGGCGACGCCGAGGGCGGCCTCGGCACGAGCGCCGACCTCGTCGAGGACGCGGTCGCGGCGGCGAACGACGGCGACGGCGTCGTGCTCCTCGCCGACCTCGGCAGCTCCGTCCTCACCGCCAGGATGGTCGTCGAGGACGCCGGCGGCGGCGACGTGCTCCTCGCCGACGCCCCTCTGGTCGAGGGCGCGGTCGCCGCCGCCTCCATGGCCGCGACCGGCGCGGACCTGGCCGCCGTCCACGCCGCCGCGGAGTCCGCCTACGACCACCGCAAGACCTGA
- the dhaL gene encoding dihydroxyacetone kinase subunit DhaL yields MSGAQGSGRPLNAGDFAAWIGRAAELVAADADRLTRLDAAIGDGDHGHNMDRGLRAATEALSGLPEDAPPGKVLITAGRAIVSRTGGASGPLYGTALRRAGKALGDAAEVDAAALGSALRAALEGVRELGKAAEGDKTMVDALAPAVAACEAALAGASRDGGATPAGCARAAADAAERGADATVPMQARKGRASYLGARSTGHMDPGAASTALILRALAEVAGRGE; encoded by the coding sequence GTGAGCGGTGCGCAGGGGAGCGGGAGACCGCTGAACGCCGGGGACTTCGCGGCCTGGATCGGGCGCGCCGCCGAGCTGGTCGCCGCCGACGCCGACCGGCTCACGCGGCTGGACGCGGCCATCGGCGACGGCGACCACGGCCACAACATGGACCGCGGCCTCCGCGCCGCCACCGAGGCCCTGTCCGGTCTTCCGGAGGACGCCCCGCCCGGGAAGGTGCTGATCACCGCCGGGCGCGCGATCGTGTCCAGGACCGGCGGCGCGTCCGGCCCCCTGTACGGGACGGCGCTGCGCCGCGCGGGCAAGGCGCTCGGCGACGCCGCCGAGGTGGACGCCGCCGCCCTCGGGTCCGCGCTCCGGGCGGCGCTGGAGGGCGTCCGGGAGCTCGGGAAGGCCGCCGAGGGCGACAAGACGATGGTCGACGCGCTCGCCCCCGCGGTCGCGGCCTGCGAGGCGGCGCTCGCCGGCGCTTCGCGCGACGGCGGCGCGACCCCGGCCGGCTGCGCCCGCGCCGCCGCCGACGCCGCGGAGAGGGGCGCCGACGCCACCGTCCCGATGCAGGCCCGCAAGGGCAGGGCCAGCTACCTGGGGGCGCGCAGCACCGGCCACATGGACCCCGGCGCGGCGTCCACCGCCCTCATCCTGCGGGCCCTGGCCGAGGTCGCCGGACGGGGGGAGTGA
- the dhaK gene encoding dihydroxyacetone kinase subunit DhaK — protein sequence MRKLINAPADVVSDALRGLAAAHPSLRVDPGNGTVVRADAPRAGKVALVSGGGSGHEPLHAGFVGPGMLDAACCGEVFTSPVPDQIIAATMAVDGGAGVVHLVKNYTGDVMNFQMAAELAEDEDIEVTSVVIDDDVAVEDSTYTAGRRGTGATLFVEKIAGALAEEGAPADSVAAVAREVNERSRSFGVALSSCTVPAAGTPTFELGEGEMELGIGIHGEPGRERVPIGTAAEIVDASLSAIDADMPLSGSEVLVLVNGMGGTPLIEQYVAYAEAARWLEGHGATVVRSLVGPYVTSLEMAGCMISVCRLTPELTRLWDAPVETPGLRWGR from the coding sequence ATGCGCAAACTCATCAACGCCCCGGCGGACGTGGTCTCCGACGCGCTGCGCGGCCTCGCCGCCGCGCACCCCTCGCTGCGGGTCGACCCCGGGAACGGGACGGTCGTGCGGGCCGACGCGCCGCGCGCCGGGAAGGTCGCCCTGGTGTCGGGCGGCGGCTCGGGTCACGAGCCGCTGCACGCCGGGTTCGTCGGCCCGGGGATGCTCGACGCGGCCTGCTGCGGCGAGGTGTTCACCTCCCCCGTGCCCGACCAGATCATCGCCGCGACGATGGCGGTCGACGGCGGCGCCGGCGTCGTCCACCTGGTGAAGAACTACACCGGCGACGTGATGAACTTCCAGATGGCCGCCGAGCTGGCCGAGGACGAGGACATCGAGGTCACCTCCGTCGTCATCGACGACGACGTCGCCGTCGAGGACAGCACGTACACGGCGGGGCGGCGCGGCACCGGCGCGACGCTGTTCGTCGAGAAGATCGCGGGCGCGCTGGCGGAGGAGGGCGCCCCGGCCGACTCGGTCGCCGCGGTGGCGCGCGAGGTGAACGAGCGCAGCCGGTCGTTCGGGGTCGCGCTGTCGTCGTGCACGGTCCCGGCCGCGGGCACGCCGACGTTCGAGCTGGGCGAGGGCGAGATGGAGCTGGGCATCGGCATTCACGGCGAGCCCGGCCGCGAGCGCGTCCCGATCGGGACGGCGGCGGAGATCGTGGACGCGTCGCTCAGCGCCATCGACGCGGACATGCCGCTGTCCGGCTCCGAGGTGCTGGTGCTGGTGAACGGGATGGGCGGCACCCCGCTGATCGAGCAGTACGTCGCGTACGCGGAGGCGGCGCGGTGGCTGGAGGGGCACGGCGCGACCGTCGTCCGCTCCCTCGTCGGGCCGTACGTCACGAGCCTGGAGATGGCGGGCTGCATGATCAGCGTGTGCCGGCTGACGCCGGAGCTGACGCGGCTGTGGGACGCGCCCGTCGAGACCCCTGGCCTGAGGTGGGGCCGGTGA
- a CDS encoding nucleoside hydrolase, producing MTRARTILYDCDTGIDDAMTLLYLASLVRAGEADLAGVGTVHGNVDPLTGALNTLRVLELAGIKAGEEGVPVAVGAARPMAQEVHYAADWHGTDGLGDTGLPEPEGRPVAEPAAAQIVRLARARPGELTLLATGPLTNLGAALLLDPDLPSLVREVVVMGGAFGHPGNITTHAEANIWHDPEAADLVFAADWPVVLVPLDATHPSAVHGDWLDRLAAHGTEAARFAVRVLDFYVGAYTPVLRARGAVIHDALAAMLAVRPELGEYVERPVRVELRGELTRGATVWDARSLPAEDPRRPVRVAVGSDVPEFQERLLSAIQSL from the coding sequence GTGACACGAGCGCGAACGATCCTCTACGACTGCGACACCGGCATCGACGACGCGATGACGCTGCTGTACCTGGCCTCGCTCGTCCGGGCCGGGGAGGCGGACCTGGCCGGCGTCGGAACGGTGCACGGCAACGTCGACCCGCTGACCGGCGCGCTGAACACCCTGCGCGTCCTGGAGCTGGCGGGGATCAAGGCGGGCGAGGAGGGCGTGCCGGTCGCGGTCGGCGCCGCCCGGCCCATGGCCCAGGAGGTCCACTACGCGGCGGACTGGCACGGGACGGACGGCCTGGGCGACACCGGCCTGCCCGAGCCGGAGGGGCGGCCGGTCGCCGAGCCCGCCGCCGCGCAGATCGTCCGGCTCGCCCGCGCGCGGCCCGGCGAGCTGACGCTGCTGGCGACGGGACCGCTCACCAACCTCGGCGCGGCGCTGCTGCTCGACCCGGACCTGCCCTCGCTGGTCCGGGAGGTCGTCGTCATGGGCGGCGCCTTCGGCCACCCCGGCAACATCACCACGCACGCCGAGGCGAACATCTGGCACGACCCCGAGGCCGCCGACCTGGTGTTCGCGGCGGACTGGCCGGTCGTGCTCGTCCCGCTGGACGCCACCCACCCGAGCGCCGTCCACGGCGACTGGCTCGACCGGCTGGCGGCGCACGGCACGGAGGCCGCCCGCTTCGCCGTCCGCGTCCTCGACTTCTACGTCGGCGCGTACACGCCGGTGCTGCGCGCACGGGGCGCGGTCATCCACGACGCGCTCGCCGCGATGCTCGCCGTGCGGCCGGAGCTCGGCGAGTACGTCGAGCGTCCCGTCCGGGTGGAGCTGCGGGGCGAGCTGACGCGCGGCGCGACGGTGTGGGACGCCCGGTCGCTGCCCGCCGAGGACCCCCGCCGCCCGGTCCGCGTCGCGGTCGGCAGCGACGTCCCGGAGTTCCAGGAACGGCTGCTGTCCGCGATCCAGTCCCTGTGA
- a CDS encoding PIG-L deacetylase family protein, producing MVETVINVLDDGELRRILVVMAHPDDVDFGAAGTVAGWTDRGIEVVYLMVTDGDAGGFDDTITRREMAALRREEQAAAAKCVGVTDIRWLGLPDGRVEATLGLRRDIARVIRQVRPDRVLMPSPERNYERIYPSHPDHRAVGSAALDAVYPDARNPYAFPELLADEGLEAWTVREVWLSGGPTANHYVDITDRFDRKVNALRAHASQTGHMEDLPGMLRGWLSANAKAAGLPEGRLAEAFHVVDTA from the coding sequence ATGGTTGAGACCGTGATCAATGTTCTGGACGACGGTGAGCTGCGGCGGATCCTGGTCGTGATGGCCCATCCCGACGACGTCGACTTCGGCGCGGCGGGGACGGTCGCGGGCTGGACCGACCGCGGCATCGAGGTCGTCTACCTCATGGTCACCGACGGCGACGCCGGAGGGTTCGACGACACGATCACCCGCCGGGAAATGGCGGCGCTGCGCCGCGAGGAGCAGGCCGCGGCCGCCAAGTGCGTCGGCGTGACCGACATCCGCTGGCTCGGGCTCCCCGACGGGCGGGTCGAGGCGACGCTCGGCCTGCGCCGCGACATCGCCCGCGTGATCCGGCAGGTCCGGCCGGACCGGGTGCTGATGCCGAGCCCCGAGCGCAACTACGAGCGGATCTACCCGAGCCACCCCGACCACCGGGCCGTCGGGTCGGCCGCGCTCGACGCCGTCTACCCGGACGCGCGCAACCCGTACGCCTTCCCCGAGCTGCTCGCCGACGAGGGGCTCGAGGCCTGGACGGTCCGGGAGGTGTGGCTCAGCGGCGGCCCGACCGCGAACCACTACGTCGACATCACCGACCGGTTCGACCGGAAGGTGAACGCGCTGCGGGCCCACGCCAGCCAGACCGGGCACATGGAGGACCTGCCGGGGATGCTGCGCGGCTGGCTGTCGGCCAACGCCAAGGCGGCCGGCCTTCCCGAGGGCCGCCTCGCGGAGGCGTTCCACGTCGTCGACACCGCCTGA
- a CDS encoding SRPBCC family protein has product MPHEIEATATSHAAPDVIFRHLCVAEAWSEWGGFWARGRRESPGDEHPNGIGAVRRVPPRRREEVVEWDPPKRYGYIALSGPPRRLRADVTLEPHVSGTLVRWRATFDALPGTGPAARALLRRRLTRYAQRVARHSERCEPGCPARLPGAY; this is encoded by the coding sequence ATGCCGCATGAGATCGAGGCCACCGCCACCTCCCACGCCGCGCCGGACGTCATCTTCAGGCATCTGTGCGTGGCGGAGGCGTGGAGCGAGTGGGGCGGATTCTGGGCCCGGGGGCGCCGGGAGTCCCCCGGCGACGAGCACCCGAACGGGATCGGCGCCGTGCGGCGCGTCCCGCCCCGGCGCCGCGAAGAGGTCGTCGAGTGGGACCCGCCCAAGCGCTACGGGTACATCGCCCTGTCGGGGCCCCCGCGCCGCCTGCGGGCCGACGTGACGCTGGAACCGCACGTCTCGGGCACGCTCGTCCGGTGGCGGGCGACGTTCGACGCGCTCCCCGGCACCGGCCCGGCGGCGCGGGCGCTGCTGCGCCGCAGGCTCACCAGGTACGCGCAGCGGGTGGCGCGCCACTCCGAGCGCTGCGAACCGGGCTGCCCCGCCCGCCTCCCCGGCGCGTACTGA
- a CDS encoding response regulator, protein MSEDLKRVVLVDDHQMFRTGVKAELGGSVEIVGEAGDVDEAVEVIRATRPDVVLLDVHLPGGGGIEVLRRLHGAVPSKFLALSVSDAAEDVIGVVRGGARGYVTKTISGPELTDAIGRVAEGDAVFSPRLAGFVLDAFAATDVPAVDPELDQITQRERDVLRLIARGYAYKEIAKELFISVKTVETHVSSVLRKLQLSNRHELSRWAAARRLV, encoded by the coding sequence ATGAGTGAGGACTTGAAGAGGGTCGTGCTCGTCGACGACCACCAGATGTTCCGTACCGGGGTCAAGGCGGAGCTGGGCGGCAGCGTCGAGATCGTCGGGGAGGCGGGCGACGTCGACGAGGCGGTCGAGGTGATCCGGGCGACGCGGCCGGACGTGGTGCTGCTGGACGTGCACCTGCCCGGCGGCGGGGGCATCGAGGTGCTGCGGCGGCTGCACGGCGCCGTCCCGTCGAAGTTCCTGGCGCTGTCGGTGTCGGACGCGGCGGAGGACGTGATCGGCGTCGTGCGGGGCGGGGCGCGCGGCTACGTCACCAAGACGATCTCGGGTCCGGAGCTGACCGACGCGATCGGCCGGGTCGCCGAGGGCGACGCCGTGTTCTCGCCGCGGCTGGCCGGCTTCGTGCTGGACGCGTTCGCCGCGACCGACGTGCCGGCGGTCGATCCGGAGCTGGACCAGATCACGCAGCGGGAGCGGGACGTGCTGCGGCTGATCGCCCGCGGCTACGCCTACAAGGAGATCGCGAAGGAGCTGTTCATCTCGGTCAAGACGGTCGAGACGCACGTGAGCAGCGTCCTGCGGAAGCTCCAGCTGTCCAACCGGCACGAGCTGTCGCGCTGGGCGGCCGCCCGCCGCCTGGTGTAG
- a CDS encoding ATP-binding protein — MTPRLGRAAEGRLIAGVCRGLAAHLGVDVLVVRVAFVLLTAASGLGVAAYAAFWILVPAPETPEDAAGRRRGRDWGQLLAYVAVTLGLAVLPWGAAGIVQWAFWPFVLGGIGAAILWQQADRDQRQRWTLPLRQRWLRSLLGLLLVVGGVGGVVVQNVDAAQVRSVLIAMLIILTGVAVIATPWVVRLWQDLDAERYERIRSQERAELAAHIHDSVLHTLTLIQRNAHDPREVQRLARSQERTLRTWLYQPRADPDQKFAAAIKEVAGEVEDDHGVPIEIVCVGDTTLDERLGAALQAAREAMVNAAKYSGASVVSVYAEVEGDEIAIFVRDRGRGFDLDEVPEDRMGVRGSIIGRMERNGGKATVRTAPGEGTEVRLEIKKT; from the coding sequence GTGACACCGCGGCTCGGGCGCGCCGCCGAGGGCAGGCTCATCGCCGGCGTGTGCCGGGGCCTGGCGGCGCACCTCGGCGTGGACGTTTTGGTCGTCCGCGTGGCGTTCGTGCTGCTGACGGCGGCGAGCGGGCTGGGCGTCGCCGCCTACGCCGCGTTCTGGATCCTGGTGCCCGCCCCCGAGACTCCCGAGGACGCGGCCGGTCGCAGGCGCGGCCGCGACTGGGGCCAGCTGCTCGCCTACGTGGCGGTCACCCTTGGCCTGGCGGTGCTGCCGTGGGGCGCGGCCGGGATCGTGCAGTGGGCGTTCTGGCCGTTCGTCCTCGGCGGCATCGGCGCGGCGATCCTGTGGCAGCAGGCGGACCGCGACCAGCGGCAGCGCTGGACGCTGCCGCTGCGGCAGCGGTGGCTGCGCAGCCTCCTCGGCCTCCTGCTGGTCGTCGGCGGCGTCGGCGGCGTCGTGGTGCAGAACGTCGACGCGGCGCAGGTCCGCTCCGTCCTCATCGCGATGCTGATCATCCTCACCGGGGTCGCGGTGATCGCGACGCCGTGGGTGGTGCGGCTCTGGCAGGACCTGGACGCCGAGCGGTACGAGCGGATCCGCTCCCAGGAGCGCGCCGAGCTGGCCGCCCACATACACGACTCGGTGCTCCACACGCTGACGCTGATCCAGCGCAACGCCCACGATCCCCGCGAGGTGCAGCGGCTCGCGAGGTCCCAGGAGCGGACGCTGCGGACGTGGCTCTACCAGCCGCGCGCCGACCCCGACCAGAAGTTCGCCGCGGCCATCAAGGAGGTGGCGGGCGAGGTCGAGGACGACCACGGCGTGCCGATCGAGATCGTCTGCGTCGGGGACACGACGCTGGACGAGCGGCTCGGCGCCGCGCTGCAGGCGGCGCGCGAGGCGATGGTGAACGCCGCCAAGTACTCCGGGGCGTCCGTGGTGTCGGTGTACGCGGAGGTGGAGGGCGACGAGATCGCCATCTTCGTCCGCGACCGCGGCCGGGGTTTCGACCTCGACGAGGTTCCGGAGGACAGGATGGGGGTGCGGGGGTCCATCATCGGACGTATGGAGCGCAACGGCGGGAAGGCGACGGTCCGGACCGCGCCCGGGGAGGGTACCGAGGTGCGGTTGGAGATAAAGAAAACATGA
- a CDS encoding PspC domain-containing protein: protein MSEERDGRNDGAAADTADTGARSAGGYERLARDAERRVLAGVCTGLGRYTGIDPVVFRVGFAILVLARGQGVFLYVAAALLMPASPGESSLAEQFFKRWFDASAVLTILGALLGAGVAFSFVGGAPTDAIAVLVVFGLALLVAHSRGVDLVAAARSVPDRLSGHPPEPSAEWTRSETVAAGGVSLSKEPQSRYEDVPPWEEPSRPDRPDRPRTGGGLPEGMIDLAVYGAAHSAARDAEPSGYAAEPAAAAGGTAVKEAPGRSPAATITLLAALAAAGAMIPVARAYPAPESWLIVMAAALAVVGLGLVVGGWFRTRGLATAGTVLTLAMLTTSVAGEMPRNAEYGEVEWRPVDTATAGQEYKVGVGRGTLDLTALPVAPGQRVTIDARVMLGGLEVRVPSAARVMVDARITLGDLRVGSKTTSGPNVRSNEVMEPEGGRADDPPVIVLRIRGTVGDVDVNRA, encoded by the coding sequence ATGAGCGAGGAGAGGGACGGCAGGAACGACGGGGCCGCCGCGGACACCGCCGACACCGGCGCACGGAGCGCCGGGGGGTACGAGCGGCTGGCGCGCGACGCCGAACGCCGCGTCCTGGCCGGTGTCTGCACCGGCCTCGGCCGCTACACCGGAATCGACCCGGTCGTGTTCCGCGTGGGCTTCGCGATCCTGGTCCTCGCGCGCGGGCAGGGGGTCTTCCTCTACGTCGCGGCGGCGCTGCTGATGCCCGCGAGCCCTGGCGAGTCGTCGCTCGCGGAGCAGTTCTTCAAGCGGTGGTTCGACGCCTCGGCCGTGCTGACGATCCTGGGCGCGCTGCTGGGCGCGGGCGTCGCGTTCAGCTTCGTCGGCGGCGCCCCCACCGACGCCATCGCGGTGCTGGTGGTGTTCGGGCTGGCGCTCCTGGTCGCGCACTCGCGGGGCGTGGACCTGGTGGCCGCGGCGCGGTCGGTCCCCGACCGGCTCTCCGGGCATCCGCCCGAGCCGTCCGCCGAGTGGACCCGCTCCGAGACCGTCGCGGCCGGCGGCGTCTCCCTGTCCAAGGAGCCGCAGAGCCGGTACGAGGACGTCCCGCCCTGGGAGGAGCCGTCCCGGCCGGACCGGCCGGACCGGCCGCGCACCGGCGGCGGCCTGCCCGAGGGCATGATCGATCTCGCCGTCTACGGCGCCGCGCACTCGGCCGCCCGCGACGCGGAGCCCTCCGGCTACGCCGCCGAGCCCGCCGCGGCGGCGGGCGGGACGGCGGTGAAGGAGGCTCCCGGCCGCTCCCCCGCCGCGACGATCACGCTGCTGGCCGCCCTGGCCGCCGCCGGGGCGATGATCCCGGTCGCGCGGGCGTACCCCGCCCCCGAGTCCTGGCTGATCGTCATGGCGGCCGCGCTCGCGGTCGTCGGGCTCGGGCTGGTGGTCGGCGGCTGGTTCCGCACCCGGGGCCTGGCCACCGCGGGGACCGTGCTGACCCTGGCGATGCTGACCACGTCCGTCGCCGGGGAGATGCCGCGCAACGCCGAGTACGGAGAGGTGGAGTGGCGTCCGGTGGACACCGCGACGGCGGGCCAGGAGTACAAGGTCGGCGTCGGACGGGGGACGCTCGACCTGACGGCGCTGCCGGTGGCCCCGGGGCAGCGGGTCACGATCGACGCGCGGGTGATGCTCGGCGGCCTGGAGGTCCGGGTGCCGTCCGCCGCCCGCGTCATGGTGGACGCCCGGATCACGCTCGGCGACCTGCGCGTCGGCAGCAAGACGACCAGCGGCCCGAACGTCCGGAGCAACGAGGTGATGGAGCCCGAGGGCGGGCGGGCCGACGACCCGCCGGTGATCGTCCTGCGCATCCGCGGGACGGTCGGGGACGTGGACGTGAACCGTGCCTGA
- a CDS encoding TetR/AcrR family transcriptional regulator, whose amino-acid sequence MSGQPGAPEASGTDVLPGSRSALDPDRAIKPGRHGLSPETVAVIQRERLIDAFVQVVSERGFAHTTIGRVTEAAGVTKKTFYAHFRDLDDCFLAAYRRGMDILLARMTEAYNAAPTWPDGVHAALRTMLAVLAREPRFARAALVEASAAGPRVRRARIDDLARFRVFFDAPSLPPVPVPVVDAILGGVYSAIHVQTERGRTDELPLLLPSLTYFVLLPLIGREAASPYLSET is encoded by the coding sequence ATGTCAGGTCAGCCCGGCGCGCCGGAGGCGAGCGGCACCGACGTGCTGCCCGGCTCCCGCTCCGCGCTGGACCCGGACCGCGCCATCAAGCCGGGGCGGCACGGGCTGTCCCCCGAGACCGTCGCGGTGATCCAGCGCGAGCGGCTCATCGACGCGTTCGTGCAGGTCGTGTCGGAGCGCGGTTTCGCCCACACGACGATCGGCCGGGTGACGGAGGCCGCGGGCGTCACGAAGAAGACCTTCTACGCCCACTTCAGGGACCTGGACGACTGCTTCCTCGCCGCCTACCGGCGCGGCATGGACATCCTGCTGGCCCGCATGACCGAGGCGTACAACGCCGCGCCGACCTGGCCGGACGGCGTCCACGCGGCGCTGCGCACCATGCTGGCGGTCCTCGCCCGCGAGCCGCGGTTCGCGCGGGCGGCCCTGGTGGAGGCGAGCGCGGCGGGCCCCCGGGTCCGGCGGGCGCGCATCGACGACCTCGCCCGGTTCCGGGTGTTCTTCGACGCGCCGTCCCTGCCTCCCGTCCCGGTCCCGGTGGTGGACGCGATCCTCGGCGGCGTCTACAGCGCGATCCACGTCCAGACGGAGAGGGGCCGGACGGACGAGCTGCCGTTGCTGCTGCCGTCCCTCACCTACTTCGTGCTGCTGCCGCTGATCGGCCGTGAGGCGGCGTCGCCCTACCTGTCGGAGACCTGA
- a CDS encoding cysteine dioxygenase: MVPDLTMRGQDDPHGRAVTVHPPTVGQLASRVRDLAGRPGEWWRLVGFDAERPVHVRLDDEVWLTTWPPGHGGPVLGAVSTLLAGELAEVAITESGVTERPLRANRVRVHGAPDASPHGSPHGAPHGSPNALTNPGPAFAVSLHAGGPGPLPAAGQVSDR, encoded by the coding sequence GTGGTTCCCGATCTCACCATGCGCGGCCAGGACGATCCGCACGGCCGCGCCGTCACCGTTCACCCGCCCACGGTGGGGCAGCTCGCCTCCCGCGTCCGCGACCTCGCCGGACGTCCCGGCGAATGGTGGCGGCTCGTCGGATTCGACGCCGAACGGCCGGTGCACGTCCGGCTCGACGACGAGGTCTGGCTGACCACGTGGCCGCCCGGCCACGGCGGACCCGTGCTCGGCGCCGTCAGCACGCTGCTCGCGGGGGAACTGGCCGAGGTGGCGATCACCGAGTCCGGGGTGACCGAGCGCCCGCTGCGCGCCAACCGCGTCCGCGTCCACGGCGCACCGGACGCCTCGCCGCACGGCTCGCCCCACGGGGCTCCGCACGGGTCGCCGAACGCGCTGACGAACCCGGGCCCCGCGTTCGCGGTCAGCCTGCACGCCGGCGGGCCCGGCCCGCTGCCCGCGGCCGGTCAGGTCTCCGACAGGTAG
- a CDS encoding alkaline phosphatase D family protein, producing the protein MDRRTMLRGGLAAAGGTALALITGGGTASARPPGPAPALLRRSRPRLTHGVQSGDVTAREAVVWARSDRPARMLVEVGLRPDLRDARTVRGPLLTPHTDLTGKTLLRGLPSGAELHYRVRLTGLDDHRDVSEPVAGRLRTAPGHAPGHRDRRDVRFVWSGDLAGQGWGINPGLGGYRIFRAMSSTDPDFFLCSGDLVYADGPLTETVELPDGRTWRNLVTPEKSAVAQTLAEYRGQFRYNLEDANLRAFNAHVPMLYQWDDHETVNNWYPGEILDLPQYTEKRVDVLAARARRAMFEYTPVRTTRPGRLYRKISYGPLLDVFMLDMRSYKNPNDANDSPRQRHGLLGADQSAWLKRELRRSKATWKVIAADLPIGLIVPDGTAQEGAAQGDDGVPLGREREIADLLSYAKRHRVRNMVWLTADVHYTAAHYYDPGKAAFSDFDPFWEFVSGPLNAGGFGPNALDGTFGPQPAFVKAPPRANTSPAEGYQFFGEVEIDAYGGTLTVRLRDIDGGVLYTKALTPRR; encoded by the coding sequence ATGGATCGTCGAACCATGCTGCGGGGCGGACTGGCCGCGGCGGGCGGTACGGCGCTCGCCCTGATCACCGGAGGCGGGACGGCCTCGGCCCGACCGCCGGGACCGGCTCCGGCGCTGCTCAGGCGGAGCCGTCCCCGCCTGACCCACGGGGTGCAGAGCGGCGACGTGACCGCCCGCGAGGCGGTCGTGTGGGCGCGCTCGGACCGTCCGGCCCGCATGCTGGTGGAGGTGGGCCTCCGCCCCGACCTGCGGGACGCGCGCACCGTCCGCGGCCCGCTCCTGACCCCGCACACGGACCTGACCGGCAAGACGCTCCTGCGCGGCCTGCCGTCCGGTGCGGAACTGCACTACCGCGTCCGGCTGACCGGGCTCGACGACCACCGGGACGTCTCGGAGCCGGTCGCGGGCAGGCTCCGCACCGCACCCGGCCACGCACCCGGCCACCGAGACCGCAGGGACGTCCGGTTCGTCTGGTCGGGCGACCTCGCCGGGCAGGGCTGGGGCATCAACCCCGGCCTCGGCGGCTATCGGATCTTCAGGGCGATGAGCTCCACCGACCCCGACTTCTTCCTGTGCAGCGGCGACCTCGTGTACGCGGACGGCCCCCTCACCGAGACGGTGGAACTGCCCGACGGCCGCACCTGGCGCAACCTCGTGACGCCGGAGAAGTCGGCCGTCGCACAGACCCTCGCCGAATACAGGGGGCAGTTCCGCTACAACCTGGAGGACGCCAATCTGCGCGCCTTCAATGCGCACGTCCCGATGCTGTACCAGTGGGACGACCACGAGACCGTCAACAACTGGTATCCGGGCGAGATCCTGGACCTCCCCCAGTACACCGAGAAGCGGGTGGACGTCCTCGCGGCCCGTGCCCGCCGGGCGATGTTCGAGTACACCCCGGTCAGGACGACCCGTCCCGGCCGCCTCTACCGGAAAATCTCCTACGGGCCGTTGTTGGACGTCTTCATGCTCGACATGCGGTCCTACAAGAACCCGAACGACGCCAACGATTCCCCCAGGCAGCGGCACGGGCTGCTGGGCGCCGACCAGTCTGCCTGGCTCAAGCGTGAACTCCGCCGGTCGAAGGCCACGTGGAAGGTCATCGCGGCGGACCTGCCCATCGGGCTGATCGTGCCCGACGGCACCGCCCAGGAAGGGGCCGCCCAAGGCGACGACGGGGTCCCGCTAGGGCGCGAACGGGAGATCGCCGATCTGCTCTCCTACGCCAAGCGTCACCGCGTGCGGAACATGGTGTGGCTCACGGCCGACGTCCACTACACGGCCGCCCATTACTACGACCCCGGCAAGGCCGCGTTCTCCGACTTCGACCCCTTCTGGGAGTTCGTGTCGGGCCCCCTCAACGCGGGCGGGTTCGGGCCCAACGCCCTCGACGGGACGTTCGGGCCGCAACCGGCGTTCGTGAAGGCGCCGCCGCGCGCCAACACGTCCCCCGCCGAGGGCTACCAGTTCTTCGGCGAGGTCGAGATCGACGCGTACGGCGGGACCCTGACCGTCCGCCTCCGCGACATCGACGGCGGCGTCCTCTACACGAAGGCGCTCACTCCCCGCCGCTGA